Proteins from a genomic interval of Rhodothermus marinus:
- a CDS encoding ABC transporter ATP-binding protein, producing MSSNGVSLEQVWKIYDNGYVAVADVTFEAAEGEFLVLLGPSGCGKTTLLRLVAGLETVSRGTIRIGNQVVNDVPPRDRDIAMVFQNYALYPHMTVYENMAFGLKLRRVPKAEIDRRVRAAARVLELEHLLDRRPHQLSGGQRQRVAVGRAIVREPRVFLFDEPLSNLDARLRVEMRAELARLHRELGRTMLYVTHDQVEAMTLGQRIVVLNQGRVQQIGTPLEVYHRPANRFVAGFIGSPPMNFIEGRLEHLDGLRFVGEGGRVQIPLVEAEWPNARPGQRVTLGVRPEHVTLAASDEATMQGQVETVEVLGAVAHLYVRVGQTTVVAQVDAAARPEPEQTVHLHIDPARIHLFDAETGQALPRAEAASA from the coding sequence ATGTCGTCGAACGGGGTCAGTCTGGAGCAGGTCTGGAAGATTTACGACAACGGCTATGTGGCCGTGGCCGATGTGACGTTCGAAGCGGCCGAAGGGGAATTTCTGGTGTTGCTCGGCCCTTCGGGCTGTGGCAAGACCACGCTGCTGCGCCTGGTGGCCGGACTGGAGACCGTCTCGCGGGGCACGATCCGTATCGGTAACCAGGTGGTCAACGATGTGCCGCCGCGCGATCGGGACATTGCCATGGTCTTCCAGAACTATGCGCTCTACCCGCACATGACGGTCTACGAAAACATGGCCTTCGGGCTGAAGCTGCGCCGGGTGCCGAAGGCCGAGATCGACCGTCGCGTGCGGGCAGCCGCCCGCGTGCTGGAGCTGGAGCACCTGCTGGACCGGCGGCCGCACCAGCTTTCGGGCGGGCAGCGCCAGCGCGTGGCCGTCGGACGCGCCATCGTGCGCGAACCGCGCGTGTTTCTGTTCGACGAGCCCCTGTCGAACCTGGACGCCCGCCTGCGGGTGGAGATGCGGGCCGAGCTGGCCCGATTGCACCGGGAACTGGGCCGCACCATGCTCTACGTGACGCACGACCAGGTAGAAGCCATGACGCTCGGCCAGCGCATCGTGGTGCTCAACCAGGGGCGCGTGCAGCAGATCGGCACGCCACTGGAAGTTTACCACCGGCCGGCCAACCGCTTCGTGGCCGGCTTCATCGGAAGTCCGCCCATGAATTTCATCGAAGGGCGACTGGAGCATCTGGACGGACTCCGGTTCGTGGGCGAAGGTGGACGCGTGCAGATCCCGCTCGTTGAAGCCGAGTGGCCGAATGCCCGGCCCGGACAGCGCGTGACGCTGGGCGTGCGGCCCGAGCACGTAACGCTGGCTGCTTCCGATGAGGCCACCATGCAGGGCCAGGTGGAGACCGTCGAGGTGCTGGGCGCCGTAGCGCACCTGTACGTGCGGGTGGGGCAGACGACCGTCGTGGCGCAGGTCGATGCCGCCGCGCGTCCGGAGCCCGAACAGACGGTGCATCTGCACATTGACCCCGCCCGCATTCACCTTTTTGACGCCGAGACCGGTCAGGCACTGCCCCGTGCCGAGGCCGCTTCGGCCTGA
- a CDS encoding carbohydrate ABC transporter permease, translated as MRRLGLYLLLGIGLVVFAYPFVWMGIATFTPEAEIPELTLLPSRWTLDHYRLVFERLPVWRGLLNSLVVALAVTASVLVFTSMAAYALAKLHWRGRETVFSIILFTMMVPFLLLLIPLYTLVVRLGWTDSLLGLIVPFMMNATGVLILRQSFLTIPRDLIDAARIDGCGELRILFTIIWPLSVPALVTVGLLTFIGSWNEVLWPIIVVREVQWMTLPQLVALFAVGGGAEGQLGPQLAAAFLLALPIVLAYLFFQRYFIQSFATGGLKG; from the coding sequence ATGCGCCGGCTGGGACTGTACCTGCTGCTCGGGATCGGACTGGTGGTGTTCGCCTATCCGTTCGTCTGGATGGGCATCGCCACGTTCACGCCGGAGGCGGAAATTCCCGAGCTGACGCTGCTTCCGTCTCGCTGGACACTGGACCACTACCGGCTCGTCTTCGAGCGGCTTCCGGTCTGGCGCGGGCTGCTCAACAGTCTGGTGGTGGCGCTGGCCGTGACGGCTTCGGTGCTCGTCTTTACGTCGATGGCCGCCTATGCGCTGGCCAAGCTGCACTGGCGCGGCCGCGAGACGGTCTTTTCGATCATTCTGTTCACGATGATGGTGCCGTTCCTGCTGCTGCTGATTCCGCTCTACACGCTGGTGGTGCGGCTGGGGTGGACCGACTCGCTGCTCGGGCTGATCGTGCCGTTCATGATGAACGCCACGGGCGTGCTGATTCTGCGCCAGAGTTTTCTGACGATTCCGCGCGATCTGATCGATGCGGCCCGGATCGACGGTTGCGGCGAACTGCGCATTCTGTTTACGATCATCTGGCCGCTGTCGGTGCCGGCGCTGGTGACGGTGGGGCTGCTCACGTTCATCGGGAGCTGGAACGAGGTGCTCTGGCCCATTATCGTGGTGCGCGAGGTGCAGTGGATGACGCTCCCGCAACTGGTGGCACTCTTTGCCGTGGGCGGCGGCGCTGAAGGCCAGCTCGGTCCGCAACTGGCGGCGGCCTTCCTGCTGGCGTTGCCCATCGTGCTGGCCTACCTGTTCTTCCAGCGCTACTTCATCCAGAGTTTTGCTACCGGTGGATTGAAAGGATAA
- a CDS encoding Gfo/Idh/MocA family protein — protein MLMFRLGLIGYGGFGRFLHHAWQSLPDVHVVAVADPALDTPPPGVRGVRSWEALLADPEIDGVAIATPPHTHAAIACAAMEAGKHVLIEKPPALTPIEAQRLRETQARTGRVALVDFVLRYTPLVALMQRWSQTRLFGPLRRVIVENYAQDATLPPEHWFWDPTQSGGILVEHGIHFIDLVNACTVAAPVHVAGYGVRRSTHQMDRVLATVVYEDGLVATHYHAFAGPGFFEHTSIRFVFDLARVELIGWIPRVGRLVALVSPETETHLQELPGLQVVQRVPVVDLPDESRPEGWGLTVAEAEGRSRVRVGTHTYHIDTFIEATFALAASKAEVYREGLRAVLRDFVQAATQPDHRPQILLDEALQSLHVALRAAEQAHRQAVDGS, from the coding sequence ATGCTGATGTTTCGGCTGGGACTTATCGGATATGGCGGCTTTGGCCGCTTTCTGCATCACGCCTGGCAATCGCTCCCGGATGTTCACGTAGTGGCCGTGGCCGATCCCGCACTGGACACGCCCCCACCCGGTGTGCGCGGCGTGCGTAGCTGGGAAGCGTTGCTGGCCGATCCCGAAATCGACGGCGTAGCGATTGCCACACCACCCCACACGCATGCTGCCATTGCCTGCGCGGCCATGGAGGCCGGCAAACATGTGTTGATTGAAAAGCCTCCGGCGCTTACACCCATCGAAGCGCAGCGTCTCCGGGAAACCCAGGCCCGCACCGGACGCGTCGCCCTGGTGGACTTCGTGCTGCGCTATACGCCGCTGGTTGCCCTGATGCAACGCTGGAGTCAGACGCGCCTCTTCGGACCGTTGCGGCGCGTAATTGTGGAAAATTATGCGCAGGATGCCACGCTGCCCCCGGAGCACTGGTTCTGGGATCCGACGCAATCCGGCGGCATCCTGGTGGAGCATGGCATTCACTTCATCGACCTGGTAAACGCGTGCACGGTGGCCGCTCCCGTACATGTGGCTGGCTATGGCGTACGTCGCAGTACTCACCAGATGGATCGTGTGCTGGCCACTGTGGTCTACGAAGATGGACTGGTGGCTACCCACTACCACGCCTTCGCCGGACCGGGTTTCTTCGAGCACACATCGATCCGGTTCGTTTTCGACCTGGCCCGCGTCGAGCTGATAGGCTGGATTCCCCGAGTGGGTCGTCTGGTTGCGCTCGTATCGCCCGAAACCGAAACTCATCTGCAGGAATTGCCCGGCCTGCAGGTGGTGCAACGCGTGCCAGTAGTAGATCTGCCCGACGAGTCGCGCCCCGAAGGCTGGGGGCTCACGGTCGCCGAAGCCGAAGGCCGCTCGCGTGTCCGCGTCGGTACGCACACCTATCACATCGATACGTTTATCGAAGCCACATTTGCCCTGGCGGCCTCCAAGGCCGAAGTCTACCGGGAAGGCCTTCGGGCCGTGCTGCGGGATTTCGTGCAGGCCGCCACGCAACCCGACCATCGTCCTCAGATCTTGCTGGATGAAGCCCTGCAAAGCCTGCACGTGGCACTGCGGGCCGCCGAACAGGCCCACCGACAGGCCGTGGACGGCTCATAG
- a CDS encoding HD domain-containing protein — protein sequence MTDLLIGTRSLAAWEPIFEELLQRAWADASDPAHDLEHVRRVVRWARRLALAEGADLAVVLPAAWLHDCVLVPKDHPERPLASRKAADRAVALLREANYPENLLPAIHHAIEAHSFSAGIPPRTLEARVVQDADRLDALGAIGLARMLMLGGATGRPLYDPAEPVPRNRPPDDRRYVLDHLFTKLLHLADRMQTEAGRREAQRRTVFLQAFLEALRRELDQAEAASARGSA from the coding sequence ATGACCGACCTGCTGATCGGCACACGATCGCTGGCGGCCTGGGAGCCGATTTTCGAGGAACTGTTGCAACGGGCCTGGGCGGACGCGTCGGATCCGGCGCACGATCTGGAGCACGTGCGGCGTGTGGTCCGGTGGGCGCGGCGTCTGGCGCTGGCCGAAGGGGCCGACCTCGCCGTGGTGCTTCCGGCCGCCTGGCTGCACGATTGCGTGCTCGTGCCCAAGGACCATCCGGAGCGTCCGCTCGCCTCCCGGAAAGCCGCCGACCGGGCCGTGGCGTTACTGCGCGAAGCCAACTACCCGGAAAACCTGCTGCCTGCCATCCATCACGCGATCGAAGCACACAGCTTCTCGGCCGGCATTCCGCCCCGGACGCTCGAGGCCCGCGTCGTGCAGGACGCCGACCGGCTCGACGCGCTCGGCGCCATCGGACTGGCCCGGATGCTCATGCTGGGCGGTGCCACCGGACGGCCGCTCTATGATCCGGCCGAACCCGTTCCCCGCAACCGCCCGCCCGACGACCGGCGCTACGTGCTCGACCACCTGTTCACCAAACTGCTGCACCTGGCCGATCGGATGCAGACCGAGGCGGGCCGACGCGAAGCACAGCGCCGCACCGTGTTTTTACAGGCTTTTCTCGAAGCGCTGCGGCGCGAACTGGATCAGGCCGAAGCGGCCTCGGCACGGGGCAGTGCCTGA
- a CDS encoding glycoside hydrolase family 130 protein, whose product MLEPNPQNAWESRVVLNPAAVLITEPEEWAWLADRWALSPEKRRCIEAAGGVVVLLYRAQGAFDPERNHAPSRLGLALMTPTLELIHRFPYPVIDAAADFHNLGVEDPRCTRVGDTFYLFYTGYYTEAPGDPDAERAVQICLASTQDFLEWTLHGPLEGDLNRVDNKNAALFPEPVDGRWLLLHRPMAGPDAMTIHLAEADAVTGPWYTRGMLMPSYPYREFARSWIGAGGPPIALGDGRFLMIYHQGHYTHEGTREYDLAAALLDFSRREAPVVGRIEPLMRPAAAGELHGDPELGVDNVLFTCAGYVWEGQVIIPYAGADSRIFGASVPLDSLVQALEQNGA is encoded by the coding sequence GTGCTGGAACCGAATCCACAGAACGCATGGGAATCGCGCGTGGTGTTGAATCCGGCCGCCGTGCTGATTACCGAACCCGAGGAATGGGCGTGGCTGGCCGACCGCTGGGCGCTTTCTCCGGAGAAGCGCCGGTGCATCGAAGCAGCCGGCGGCGTAGTGGTGCTGCTCTACCGGGCGCAGGGTGCCTTCGATCCAGAACGCAACCACGCTCCCTCGCGACTGGGGCTGGCCCTGATGACGCCCACACTGGAACTGATTCATCGCTTTCCGTACCCTGTGATCGATGCGGCGGCCGACTTCCACAACCTGGGCGTCGAAGATCCGCGCTGCACGCGCGTGGGCGATACCTTCTACCTTTTTTACACGGGCTATTACACGGAAGCACCCGGCGACCCGGACGCTGAGCGGGCTGTGCAGATATGCCTGGCTTCGACGCAGGACTTTCTGGAGTGGACGCTGCACGGCCCCCTGGAAGGCGATCTGAACCGCGTGGACAACAAAAATGCCGCGCTGTTTCCGGAGCCGGTCGACGGACGCTGGCTGCTACTGCATCGCCCGATGGCCGGACCGGACGCCATGACGATCCACCTGGCCGAGGCCGATGCGGTGACCGGCCCCTGGTACACGCGGGGTATGCTGATGCCGAGCTATCCCTACCGGGAGTTTGCCCGCTCCTGGATCGGGGCCGGCGGACCGCCGATCGCACTGGGCGACGGACGATTCCTGATGATCTACCATCAGGGACACTACACCCACGAGGGAACGCGCGAGTACGATCTGGCGGCGGCTCTGCTGGACTTCTCGCGGAGGGAGGCGCCGGTGGTCGGACGCATCGAGCCGCTGATGCGTCCCGCCGCTGCGGGCGAGTTGCACGGCGATCCGGAACTGGGCGTGGACAACGTGCTCTTTACCTGTGCCGGCTACGTCTGGGAAGGACAGGTGATCATTCCGTACGCCGGTGCCGACAGCCGGATCTTTGGCGCTTCGGTGCCGCTGGATTCGCTGGTGCAGGCCCTGGAGCAGAACGGCGCATGA
- a CDS encoding glycoside hydrolase family 130 protein, whose product MPQDFEAVTLFRRHPEPILTPVPELSWASGAVFNPGAWYDGARVHLLVRGVPAGYRRIRLTDTRPGEPEWGFEPYVSYIGYAESTDGVHFSVRSEPLIRPDAPYDHFGVEDPRISRIDDLYLITYTALGAPAFARPGCVRIGLASTRDFQSVTKHGIVGPDTTDKDAVIFPRRIRGRIAMLHRIVPSIQLIYFDDLEQLFHPPKALWERHLATLDEHVVLRPEFPWEAKKIGAGPTPIETPEGWLLIYHGVDAQHVYRMGMALLDLDDPRRVIARTPEPVLEPELPFEREGDVPNVVFPEGAVVIDDELLVYYGAADRTIGLARASLSDVLAHLRACSVRVSS is encoded by the coding sequence ATGCCACAGGATTTCGAAGCCGTTACGTTGTTTCGACGTCATCCGGAGCCCATCCTGACGCCGGTGCCGGAGCTTTCGTGGGCGTCGGGGGCCGTGTTCAATCCGGGCGCCTGGTACGACGGCGCGCGCGTGCACCTGCTTGTGCGCGGCGTGCCGGCCGGTTACCGGCGCATTCGACTTACCGATACGCGTCCGGGCGAACCGGAATGGGGATTCGAGCCGTATGTGTCGTACATCGGCTATGCCGAAAGCACCGACGGTGTGCACTTTTCCGTCCGGTCCGAACCGTTGATCCGGCCCGACGCGCCCTACGATCACTTCGGCGTCGAAGACCCCCGCATCAGCCGCATCGACGACCTGTACCTGATCACCTACACGGCGCTGGGGGCGCCCGCTTTTGCCCGACCGGGTTGCGTGCGCATCGGACTGGCTTCGACCCGGGATTTTCAGTCGGTTACAAAGCACGGCATCGTGGGACCGGACACGACGGACAAAGACGCCGTCATTTTTCCCCGGCGCATTCGCGGGCGCATCGCCATGCTGCACCGTATCGTGCCGTCCATCCAGCTCATCTACTTCGACGACCTGGAGCAGCTTTTCCACCCGCCGAAGGCGCTGTGGGAACGACATCTGGCCACGCTGGACGAGCACGTCGTGCTCCGGCCCGAATTCCCCTGGGAGGCCAAAAAGATCGGGGCCGGTCCCACGCCGATCGAGACCCCGGAGGGCTGGCTGCTCATCTATCACGGCGTGGATGCGCAGCATGTGTACCGCATGGGCATGGCGCTGCTGGATCTGGACGATCCGCGTCGGGTGATCGCCCGCACGCCGGAGCCTGTGCTGGAGCCCGAGCTTCCATTCGAACGCGAAGGCGATGTGCCGAACGTGGTCTTCCCGGAAGGGGCCGTGGTGATCGACGACGAACTGCTGGTTTACTACGGGGCGGCCGATCGGACGATCGGCCTGGCGCGGGCATCGCTTTCCGACGTGCTCGCCCACCTTCGCGCCTGCTCGGTTCGTGTGTCTTCCTGA